The DNA sequence GTACATTAGATATTTGACCTCTTTCTAAACTTGAGGAATTTTGTATAGCTTAGTGCTCTAATAATTTATGATCTTCCTCTCATGTGTTATTTATAAAAAACCTAAATTTGTTCATTATATTGCTTGTTTATTCGTATAATAGTTATTCCCATCCATTTGGTCACTTCAAGTACATAGTTAAAATTCAAATATCATAATTTTTGTTGCCTGTCACCTATGTATTGAtgattatatatatttgagttgTTCAAATATGTTTATAATTTAAGTtcaattataattataattataaaagaGGAGAATAGGGATCCTAATATTAACATCAGGATATTTTTCctaaaattaaaagaaaaataatataaGTGTTGTAAATTGATTGTTATTGTCAAAGATTAAATAGTAAGGCTAAGTTTAGACTTGGAAATCTTCACATTGCATTTAATTTTCTTGTCTCATGTTTTGGCTATAAATAGCTTCGTTTATGATGAATAAAAACACACCTCCGAGTAGCAACATTCCTCTCATCTGCTTGCATTCTTTTTTTATCAGCTCTTCAACCCTTTCATTTAATCCAACTATTGTTATAATATAGTTAGTATTTTATAACACGTTAGCTCTGCCGAAACTGAGAaggtataattttaatttaaatatgcatatatataaGTAGACGTGATTACACCCTCtacatataatttatatatatatatatgtgaccgaagtagacgtggttacaccctctactaataatttaaatatatggccggagcaccgcctattaaaattattttacggtACCATTTAATTTTGGGTAATACCGAAATATAGTGGGAACCTTATTTTATAAATTGCATAATTATCGGATAATAACTTTGCCCATAACTAACTTATGCAGGATTGTCCACTTTAATTTATTATTGGTCGGAGATAACCTGCATACGTAGACGTCCGTATAGCGGGTGAAAATCCAtttgtcattttatatatagatTTGTTTATATTATCaatgataataatgatatatacattAATTATTGCATACTTGTTAACGCACCCGATTAAGTaggattttatgtaatatttacattgatgAATTAAAAGTTAATAATTTTCGTGTTAATTCAGATTTAGTATGACAAATATTACAAGGTTGTCGTTCATTTCCTTGGACATTTCTGGcgataattatttatcatgggtACAAGATGTAAAGTTGCACTTGGGTTCAAAGAAATTAAGCGATACAATAAAGGCAAAAAATAAATCCACGGCCGAAGAAAACTTTACCTCCATAATTTTTCTCCGACACCACATGCATGAAGATTTAAAATCTGAGTACTTAGAAGTCGGGGATCTttttattttatgggaaaatctaAAGGATATGTTCGATCACCAGAAACTAGTTTATCTACCTGCAGCTGAAAATGATTGGGCTAATTTAAGACTTCAGGATTTTAAGAGTGTCCGAGCATATAGCTCTGCTTTGTTCAAAATAAGTTGTAGGCTTATTATGTGCGGTGATAAAGTTACAGAAAAAAGAAAAATCGATAAAACACTATCAACTTTCACCCCAACAATATCAACTTAGCAGAGATGTACAGGGAGCGCAAATTCACTAAATTCGGGGATCTTCTATCAACTCTCCTTGTTGCTGAACATAATCATGAATTGGTGATTAAGAATCATCAATCCCGTCCAACAGGATCTGCCCCATTACCTGAAGTAAATAACATGTCATTCCAGCAGAATGTACGTGGAAGAGGGTATAGAGGTGGACGGGGTCAAGGGCGGTACCGTGGACGAGGTCGGAGCCACGGGCATTTTCGTCCATATAACAACTCTGGTCACCGGAAGTGGCAATTTGAATCACAGAGTAAAAGAAAGGCATCACGAGGAGGAAAAACTGAAAATATTTGCTATAGGTGCGACATGAATGGGCACTGGACACGTAATTGTCATACCCCAGATCATCTTGTTAAGTTATACCAATCTTCTCaaaaatcaaaagagaaaatggTAGAAACAAATTTCGCCAACAATAACATAGATGATTTCTCGAGAATCACAACCGGAGGAATAAGCATTAATGGTCCGAATGAACCTAACGAAACTCCCATATGGGAGGCTGAAGATTAGTAGTGTGTATTTTGTGCTTGAACTATGTAGTGTGTTAtgttcttatcaaataaattatgtttcttaattatatacagaatgaattctgaagatatatgcattgctgATTGTGGTACAATTCATACGATTCTACAGAACCAAAAGTATTTTACCCAAATAACCAAAACCAAAGCTCAAGTCGGAACGATTTCCGGCGTATCTAATATAATCGAAGGTTTTGGAAAAGTTAGTTTCGTCCTACCTAACGGTACCTACATACACATTTCAAATGCATTATATTCTAGTAAGTCTActagaaatcttcttagttttaaagATATTCGACTCAATGATTTTCACATCGAAACTATCTCTGAGGCTGATAGAGAATATCTTCTTATTACTTCCGCTAATCCTAGCaacaagaaaatcttagaaaagtttCACTCACTTTCCTCAGGATTATACATGATGAAAATTAGAACTATTGAGTCACACAATGTCATTGCTTCCAAACTCATAGATCCAAAACCTTTTACTCTTTGGCATGAAAGATTAGGTCATCCTGGCGTCTCTATGATGCGTCGTATTATAGAGAATTCTACTGGCCATCCTcttaaagattttaaagttctTTCCAACAATGACCTCCCATGTTCAGCATGTTCTTTAGGAAAATTGATCACTCGACCATCCCCTACTAAAGTTCAGCTTGAAGGCCCAACTTATCTAGAAAGGATCCAAGGCGACATATGTGGACCTATACACCCATCATCTCGCCCATTTAGGTACTTCATGATATTAATTGATGCCTCAACTAGATGGTCTTATGTTTTTCTTCTCTCAACTCGTAATGATGCTTTTGCAAAATTACTTGCCCAGATAATCAAATTACGAGCTCAATTCCCAGATCATTGCATCAAGTCAATTCGTTTAGATAATGACGGCGAATTCATATCTGCAACTTTTGTCGACTATTGTATGTCTATAGGAATCTCAGTTGAACACCCAGTTCCTcatgtacatacacaaaatgggtTAGCCGAGTCTTTTATCAAAAGACTCCAACTTATTGCAAGACCACTGTTGTTGAAAGCAAAATTACCTACATCTATTTGGGGTCACGCAATACTTCATGCTGCTAATATTATTAGGATTAGACCAACTGCCTACAACCAACATTCTCCGCTACAACTGGTACTTGGTCAAGTTCCtaatatttctcacttcaaaATTTTTGGATGTGCTGTATATGTACCGATTGCTCCACCATAAAGATCGAAGATGGGAGCTCAAAGAAGAATAGGTATCTACGTTGGTTTTgattccacatctataattagatatctgGAACCTCTAACTGGAGATTTATTTATCGCAAGATATGCAGATTGTCATTTTGACGAGTCTATGTTTCCTCCcttagggggagataaacatTCGAATAAAGTTAATCCTGACCTATCATGGAATGCAACAAGACTATATTTTCTAGATCCACGTACCGGTCAATGcgaacttgaagttaaaagaattattcatatgcaaaatattgCAAACCAAATGCCTGACACATTTAACGATTCTAGAAATATAACTAAATCTCATATACCTGCAGTAAATACTCCATCCAGAATAGATATACCAATTCAAAAATCAGATGCTAAAGAATTGGTTACAGAATCAAAGCCACGCCTAAAGCGTGGTAGACCGGTTGGTACAAAAGATGTTGCACCACGAAAAAGAATAATAAAGAAAATTGTCCCTGAAGTGGCACATGCTCCAGAAGAAGCAAATACCCCTGAAGTGGTATTATATCCTGAAGAGATTCCATCCTCTGAAGATACGggattaaacaatcatgaaatttcaataaattatgtgcatgatatgaaattatgggatcgaagtaaagccataattgatgatgtatttgtgtattccgcaacattggatgtagacataaattctgatcctgaaccacaaagtgtggatgaatgccgtcaaagaaaagactggccaaaatggaaagacgCAATCCAAACAGAATTAAATTCATTGCGTAAAAGAGAAGTATTTGGACATGTTGTCCAAACACCAATTGGTGTAAACCCTGTTGGGaataaatgggtattcataagaaaatgaaatgaaaagaatgaaattatgagatataaAGCCCGACTTGTAGCACAAGGGTTTTCTCAAAGGCCTGGCATTGATTATCAAGAGACATACTCGCCAGTGATGGATGGAATTACTTTTCGTTTTATATTAGGTATGGTATCTAAAGAAAATTTGGAAACACGTCTTATGGACGTCGTTACTGCATATCTATATGGTTCACTTGAtaatgaaatttttatgaaaatcccagaagggttaaaaatggatgagttcaagaaacctcgtcatatatactccattaaacttcaacgatcattgtatggactgaaacaatctggtcgtatgtggtataaCAGACTAAGTCGTTATTTGCAAAAGAATGGGTATATTAGTAACCAAATTTCTCCAtgtgtttttatcaaaaaatcacaatctggttttgtgattattgctgtatatgtggatgatttaaatCTTGTAGGAACATCTACAGAGGTTAATGATGCTGTCATATACCTAAAGacagagtttgaaatgaaagatcttggaaagACAAAATATTGTCTTGGGATACAAGTCGAGCACTTGTCAACAGGAATTTTCCTCCACCAAACCACATATACAGAAAAGGTTTTGAACAAATTTTACATGGAAAAATCTCATCCATTGACTACTCCAATGGTGGTTAGATCTTTAGAGCCTGATAAAGATCCATTTCGACCAcgagaagatgatgaagatgtTCTTGGTCCTGAAATCCCATATCTAGGCGCGATTGGTGCGCTTATGTATCTTGCAAATAATACAAGGCCAGATATTGCATTGGTTGTGAATTTACTGGCTAGATTTAGCTCTGCTCCGATGGACAGACATTGGAATGGGATCAAACATATATTCCGTTATCTTCGTGGAACAACAGACTTTGGATTATTCTTCCCGAAAAACTCGACATCTCAGTTAATTGGATATGCATACGCTGGATATttgtcagatcctcattttggtaaatcacaaactggatatgtgtttacatATTGCGGTACAGCCATTTCCTGGAAATCTACGAAGCAAACTACGGTGGCAACCTCAAAAAATCACTCAGAACTCATTGCAATTCATGAAGCCAGTAGAGAATGTGTTTGGTTGCGATCTATCATCAAGAATATTCAATAATCATGTGGATTATCAGACATCTCTAGAAGTCCTACCATTATGTTTGAGGATAACACCGCATGCATTGATCAACTCaaggaaggatatatcaaaggAGACAGGACGAAACACATTTCACTAAAATTCTTCTATACTCATGAACTTTAAAAGAATGGTGAAATTGATATACAACAAATTCGATCATGTGACAACCTTGCTGATTTATTCACGAAATCATTACCGAATTCAACATTTGGGAAGTTACGACATAACATTGGAATGCGTCGATTCAAGGATTTGTTACAATAAAATTTTGGAGAATGATTAGTTCTTCCAAGGGGAgattgtactctttttccttcgcCAAAGTTTTTATCCCATTGGGTTTTTCTTTGACAAGGTTTTAAAGAGGCAGTCTATGATCCATTCCAAAATAACAATCAAAGGGGAGTGTTGTAAATTGATTGTTATTGTCAAAGATTAAATAGTAAGGCTAAACTTAGACTTGGAAATCTTCACATTACATTTAATTTCCTTGTCTCTTGTTTTGGCTATAAATAGCTTCGTTTGTGATGAATAAAAACACACCTCCGAGCAACAACATTCCTCTCATCTGCTTGCATTCTTCTTTTATCAGCTCTTCAACCCTTTCATTTAATCCAGTTATTGTTATAATATAGTTAGTATTTTACAACAATAAGTAACAAATCCGTCTGAATCTTTACTTATCAtctttgattttatttttaaattagaaaagtaatattttaatttttttatttaatacaCATATGAATCATAGCAAAATTTAATAAGAGTTATTTTAGGATCCTTATTTTCGTATTAAAATAACACGTTTGAGTCGTTCAAATAGGTGTACATATAGACTTGAGCGCCGTTTGAGTACATGCGAATTAAATATATAAACACATGTGTTTCACTTGCGATTCAGAACAAATAAAAGGGAAAATGGTCGAGGTAGAAAATGAGTTACTAAAATAATTACAAATATCACATGTCATATATTTGTGGGTTAAATATAAATGGACTCCCTATAGTTACATTAATAacattaattaaattattttattatgttATATCATTTTGTGACAATTTTTGATAACTTTTTTTGTATCTCTGGCATTAAAAGATACTCAAAGTATAAAAGATACTCAAAGTCTCAGATTTTTAGCAGGTTCCGAAAACTGAGCAAGACATGCAAATTCGACAACCATATAATCTAATATATTACAATTTGTCGAATTTTATTCAAATCAATTCGCCGTCATCACCTAACCCGTTTTGCCCCTACCTAACCGGTTTCTTATCATTGACAAAACTAacttataaataataaataaattaaataaatacaGTTACAACCAAATTTAATCCCATTTATTTCTTGGTGGTTTATAGTTTCAAATATTCAATATTcagtttaatattatttttgttttttaaataatgaactaaattcacttttatgagaaataaatatttttctaaaaaatgaTCATTAGTCACCTATTCGAGAAATAccactaaaaataatatttagaCACTATATTATAAGTTTGAAATTAGTGCATCAAAATGCTAAAATGAATAAAGTTCCGTAAGTGATCATTAATCATCTCTTCGAAAAATACAGTATAAATAATATCtgcacactatcttataagtttgaaATTTAGGTAAAAATGGATAAAGTTCAACATTTAGTTTGCAATTTACTTGACTATGAATAGTTGTACTCCTACGTTCTTAATAACAAATGTATAGCCGCCGGTATCcaaaccatatatatataaaacccAAAATCCAGCTTGCTATAAAGAATTAATTCGTCAGTAtacatttttaattttttcagCTGCTTCATTGGTCtgtaatttttggaattaaactTCTGCAGAATTTTCGAAAAGAAGAAGATTACTTGCAGTTTACGCAAGAATTCTTAAGAGTAAGTTGAGTTTATTCAATACTTTGATCTTTTAATGTTCATCAGTCATTCATGTTGTAATGTTTGTTGTGATTTCAGATGGACGGAACACGATTTACTGCAGAAGAACTAGTAGATTTAATGATCAAGAAGTGGAGAGATCAACCAAAGGAGGTAAAATTCGACCGAAACGATGCACATCTCAGAACCCTAGATGATCTTGTTAATGTGAACTCTCTGTTCACCTTAGCTGTTTTTGTTGGCTTATCTCAAGCTGCACCTGGTGTTCGGAGTCTAGAGAATCGCGACGATTGTAACGCTGGTTCAGGAGTAGGCAAAATGCTCGTTCTCTACGAAGTTGTGGCGTTTGCTTGCTTTCTGCTATCAAGCCTTGTCGCGAAAGTGCTTAAGTTACACTTGAGCTTAGATGGTCTGAAATATGATTTTGTTCGAAAAGGATTTGATTTGAAGGACTTGATGTTGGTTATAACAGCATGTGCATCTGTTTCCGGGATTATTCTGCTTACACTTTCGGTTGTTAACATAATTCAGATTCGAATAGGTTTGTATTCTTGTGGAAGTCCAGAAGCAAGGAGAGCTATTTG is a window from the Apium graveolens cultivar Ventura chromosome 1, ASM990537v1, whole genome shotgun sequence genome containing:
- the LOC141718241 gene encoding uncharacterized protein LOC141718241, which gives rise to MYRERKFTKFGDLLSTLLVAEHNHELVIKNHQSRPTGSAPLPEVNNMSFQQNVRGRGYRGGRGQGRYRGRGRSHGHFRPYNNSGHRKWQFESQSKRKASRGGKTENICYRCDMNGHWTRNCHTPDHLVKLYQSSQKSKEKMVETNFANNNIDDFSRITTGGISINGPNEPNETPIWEAED
- the LOC141718988 gene encoding uncharacterized protein LOC141718988, producing MDGTRFTAEELVDLMIKKWRDQPKEVKFDRNDAHLRTLDDLVNVNSLFTLAVFVGLSQAAPGVRSLENRDDCNAGSGVGKMLVLYEVVAFACFLLSSLVAKVLKLHLSLDGLKYDFVRKGFDLKDLMLVITACASVSGIILLTLSVVNIIQIRIGLYSCGSPEARRAIWALCSIVCIALVIYVVSMSIGIYASIASDALYDTSPSHRRKREIKGARKDKKQQITGDELV